The following are from one region of the Knoellia sp. p5-6-4 genome:
- a CDS encoding peroxide stress protein YaaA, whose protein sequence is MLILLPPSESKTGRTRGRPLDLGGLSFPELSDTRREVMSALAKVSAHPDAPALLGVSPTLTAEVAHNLALDSAPALPAARVYTGVLYDALDLASLDTAAKRRANRWLVTVSALFGAVRPSDSIVPYRLSMAVNLPGVGPLASTWKPELAQVLPQAAGRGVIVDCRSSTYAAAWAPSGDLADRWVQVRVPGATHMAKHTRGLVARHLCQVGADPRTVPALATTLEQAFDVLVTEPRRAGQPWVLDATAR, encoded by the coding sequence GTGCTCATCCTGCTGCCACCCTCGGAGTCCAAGACCGGTCGCACGCGGGGCCGCCCCCTCGACCTCGGGGGGCTCTCCTTCCCCGAGCTCAGCGACACCCGCCGCGAGGTGATGTCCGCCCTGGCGAAGGTCTCGGCGCACCCCGACGCGCCTGCGCTGCTAGGCGTCTCCCCCACCCTGACGGCCGAGGTCGCGCACAACCTCGCCCTCGACAGCGCCCCCGCCCTACCCGCCGCAAGGGTCTACACCGGGGTGCTCTACGACGCCCTCGACCTCGCCTCGCTCGACACCGCAGCCAAGCGCCGCGCCAACCGCTGGCTCGTCACCGTCTCCGCGCTGTTCGGCGCGGTACGACCCAGCGACTCGATCGTTCCCTACCGCCTGTCCATGGCCGTCAACCTGCCCGGTGTGGGACCCCTGGCGAGCACGTGGAAGCCCGAGCTGGCGCAGGTGCTGCCCCAGGCCGCCGGCCGGGGGGTCATCGTCGACTGTCGGTCGAGCACGTATGCCGCGGCGTGGGCTCCCAGCGGTGACCTTGCCGACCGCTGGGTGCAGGTCCGGGTGCCGGGAGCCACCCACATGGCCAAGCACACCCGCGGGCTGGTGGCCCGCCACCTCTGCCAGGTGGGCGCCGACCCACGCACCGTGCCGGCCCTGGCGACCACGCTGGAGCAGGCCTTCGACGTGCTGGTCACCGAGCCACGTCGAGCGGGGCAGCCGTGGGTGCTCGATGCCACTGCCCGCTGA
- a CDS encoding peroxiredoxin — protein sequence MTQTTHPTALAVGATAPDFTLKDQNGQDISLSEFRGQKNVVLVFYPFAFSGICTGELCEIRDDLGSFVSDDVQVLAISCDHMFSQRAWADKEAYFFPLLSDFWPHGEVAQAYGVFNDRAGAALRGTFLIDREGTVRWSLVNPIGEARDFSGYHEALKQLA from the coding sequence ATGACGCAGACGACCCACCCGACGGCGCTCGCCGTGGGCGCCACCGCTCCCGACTTCACCCTGAAGGACCAGAACGGCCAGGACATCTCGCTGTCGGAGTTCCGGGGCCAGAAGAACGTTGTGCTCGTCTTCTACCCCTTCGCCTTCTCGGGCATCTGCACCGGTGAGCTGTGCGAGATCCGCGACGACCTCGGGTCGTTCGTCTCCGACGACGTGCAGGTGCTCGCCATCTCGTGCGACCACATGTTCAGCCAGCGCGCCTGGGCCGACAAGGAGGCCTACTTCTTCCCGCTGCTGTCCGACTTCTGGCCGCACGGCGAGGTCGCCCAGGCCTACGGCGTCTTCAACGACAGGGCCGGCGCAGCGCTGCGCGGGACCTTCCTCATCGACCGCGAGGGCACCGTCCGCTGGAGCCTGGTGAACCCCATCGGCGAGGCGCGCGACTTCTCCGGCTACCACGAGGCCCTCAAGCAGCTGGCGTGA
- a CDS encoding bifunctional RNase H/acid phosphatase: protein MGRTLVVEADGGSRGNPGVAGWGAVVLDGTSRDLLHEGCAPLGQASNNVAEYTGLIEGLRAAQGIDPAADIRVRMDSKLVVEQMSGRWKIKHEDMRRLALVARDVVAEISRAGGSVTFEWIPREKNKLADALSNRGMDGVTLSRLVATEEGTPDTSVAEAVDEVVDPAPSGTSAPVGVGPDLGTPTRILLVRHGVTDFTAEGRLDGRGGADPSLNASGRSQAAAAGRAAAHLLGGAPARLVTSSLTRAVETGAAVAEATGLEPEVDPDWDEQNFGDWDGASVADLVREDPQALQALRNDPGYARPGGETHEQMAKRVLAAFERCVAAGGITVVVCHRKPIMTVLAHLLKMPHETIWRLAAAPGSLTAVEVWADGNASVAFTNRT, encoded by the coding sequence GTGGGCCGCACACTCGTCGTCGAGGCGGACGGGGGCTCGCGGGGCAATCCGGGAGTGGCCGGCTGGGGCGCCGTGGTGCTCGACGGCACGAGCCGCGACCTGCTCCACGAGGGCTGCGCGCCACTGGGCCAGGCCTCCAACAACGTCGCCGAGTACACCGGCCTCATCGAGGGACTGCGGGCCGCGCAGGGCATCGACCCTGCGGCGGACATCCGGGTGCGGATGGACTCCAAGCTCGTCGTCGAGCAGATGTCGGGCCGCTGGAAGATCAAGCACGAGGACATGAGGCGCCTGGCGCTGGTGGCCCGTGACGTCGTGGCCGAGATCAGCCGCGCGGGCGGGTCCGTGACCTTCGAGTGGATCCCCCGCGAGAAGAACAAGCTCGCCGATGCCCTGTCCAACCGCGGCATGGACGGCGTGACGCTCAGCCGCCTGGTCGCGACCGAGGAGGGCACGCCCGACACCAGCGTCGCAGAGGCCGTCGACGAGGTGGTCGACCCGGCGCCCTCGGGCACCTCGGCCCCGGTCGGGGTGGGCCCCGACCTCGGCACCCCGACCCGGATCCTCCTCGTGCGCCACGGCGTCACGGACTTCACCGCCGAGGGCCGGCTCGACGGCCGCGGCGGCGCAGACCCCTCGCTGAACGCCTCCGGGCGCTCGCAGGCCGCGGCGGCCGGCCGGGCAGCGGCCCACCTGCTCGGTGGCGCCCCGGCCCGGTTGGTGACCTCGTCGCTGACCCGCGCCGTCGAGACGGGGGCAGCCGTGGCCGAGGCCACCGGTCTCGAGCCCGAGGTCGACCCCGACTGGGACGAGCAGAACTTCGGCGACTGGGACGGAGCGAGCGTCGCCGACCTCGTGCGGGAGGACCCGCAGGCCCTGCAGGCGCTGCGCAACGACCCCGGCTACGCCCGGCCCGGGGGAGAGACGCACGAGCAGATGGCCAAGCGGGTGCTGGCCGCCTTCGAGCGCTGCGTCGCCGCCGGCGGCATCACGGTGGTGGTCTGCCACCGCAAGCCGATCATGACCGTGCTGGCGCACCTGCTGAAGATGCCGCACGAGACGATCTGGCGGCTGGCCGCGGCCCCGGGGTCGCTCACTGCGGTGGAGGTCTGGGCCGACGGCAACGCGTCGGTGGCCTTCACCAACCGCACCTGA
- a CDS encoding rhodanese-like domain-containing protein, producing the protein MNESYAGDVTPQEAYAVLGEDGDAVLVDVRTTAEWSYVGLPDLSVLGRKVLCVEWQRYPDGSVNHGFVDELRSAGLPDGAPLYFLCRSGVRSVAAAKAATAAGLGPAYNVLHGFEGPHDEHGHRAVAGWKNEGLPWRQG; encoded by the coding sequence ATGAACGAGAGCTACGCCGGTGACGTGACACCGCAGGAGGCGTATGCCGTGCTCGGCGAAGACGGGGACGCGGTCCTCGTCGACGTGCGGACCACCGCCGAGTGGAGCTACGTCGGGCTGCCGGATCTCAGCGTGCTGGGCCGGAAGGTCCTCTGCGTGGAGTGGCAGCGCTACCCGGACGGCTCGGTGAACCACGGCTTCGTCGACGAGCTGCGCTCGGCCGGGCTGCCCGACGGGGCGCCGCTGTACTTCCTGTGCCGCTCGGGGGTGCGGTCGGTGGCCGCCGCGAAGGCCGCGACCGCGGCCGGTCTCGGACCGGCATACAACGTCCTCCACGGTTTCGAGGGGCCGCATGACGAGCACGGCCACCGTGCGGTCGCCGGCTGGAAGAACGAGGGGCTCCCGTGGCGGCAGGGGTGA
- a CDS encoding DUF3052 domain-containing protein, giving the protein MSTSAQAAAPGSAAGKLGFTVGQVIQEFGYDSDVDDDLRFAIEDLTTNELEDEDYGDVADAAMIWWRDDDGDLVDMVVDALTNLADHGFIVVLSPKAGRSGHVDASDIEEAATTAGLHTSGTVNACEDWTATKLVAPKSARR; this is encoded by the coding sequence GTGAGTACCTCCGCGCAAGCGGCGGCGCCGGGGAGTGCGGCGGGCAAGCTGGGTTTCACCGTGGGGCAGGTCATCCAGGAGTTCGGCTACGACTCCGATGTCGATGACGACCTGCGCTTCGCCATCGAGGACCTCACGACGAACGAGCTCGAGGACGAGGACTACGGAGACGTCGCGGATGCCGCCATGATCTGGTGGCGTGACGACGACGGCGACCTCGTCGACATGGTCGTGGACGCCCTCACCAACCTCGCCGACCACGGCTTCATCGTCGTGCTCAGCCCCAAGGCGGGTCGTTCGGGCCACGTCGACGCCAGCGACATCGAGGAGGCCGCCACGACGGCGGGCCTGCACACCTCGGGCACGGTGAACGCCTGCGAGGACTGGACCGCCACCAAGCTGGTCGCCCCCAAGTCGGCGCGGCGCTGA
- a CDS encoding Nif3-like dinuclear metal center hexameric protein, whose amino-acid sequence MQHQQPTLADVVGALEGLYPPSTAQSWDQVGLVAGDPAQPVRRIHFAVDPTLAVIEEARECGADLLVTHHPLLLRGVHSVATTTAKGASVTSLVSGGVALYVAHTNADIASPGVCDALAAACGLTALEPLADVEGQPLGRVGMLPGPTSLADFATSLCATLPRAAGGIRVAGPPDATVRRVAVVGGAGDDMFEHVRTSGADVYVTADLRHHPVLEAREESRGGPPYLVDAGHWATESVWLTSVEERLRAALAELGDAGTTVETHISRLRTDPWDFVVGAEAPGGTS is encoded by the coding sequence GTGCAGCACCAGCAGCCGACCCTGGCCGACGTCGTCGGCGCCCTGGAGGGCCTCTACCCGCCCTCGACCGCGCAGTCGTGGGACCAGGTGGGCCTGGTGGCCGGTGACCCCGCCCAGCCCGTGCGCCGCATCCATTTCGCGGTCGACCCCACCCTCGCCGTGATCGAGGAGGCCCGGGAGTGCGGTGCCGACCTGCTGGTCACCCACCACCCGCTGCTCCTGCGGGGCGTGCACAGCGTCGCGACGACCACCGCCAAGGGCGCCAGCGTCACGAGCCTGGTCAGCGGGGGCGTGGCGCTCTACGTCGCGCACACCAACGCCGACATCGCCTCGCCCGGAGTCTGCGACGCGCTGGCCGCGGCGTGCGGGCTCACCGCCCTCGAACCCCTGGCCGACGTCGAGGGGCAGCCCCTCGGCCGGGTGGGCATGCTGCCGGGCCCGACATCGCTCGCCGACTTCGCCACTTCCCTGTGTGCCACCCTGCCCCGGGCTGCGGGCGGCATCCGGGTGGCCGGGCCCCCCGACGCGACGGTGCGACGAGTTGCGGTCGTCGGTGGGGCCGGCGACGACATGTTCGAGCACGTCCGCACCAGCGGCGCCGACGTGTACGTCACCGCCGACCTGCGCCACCACCCGGTGCTCGAGGCGCGGGAGGAGTCCCGTGGCGGGCCGCCCTACCTCGTTGACGCCGGCCACTGGGCGACCGAGTCGGTGTGGCTCACCAGTGTCGAGGAGAGGCTGCGGGCGGCACTTGCCGAGCTCGGGGACGCGGGCACTACGGTGGAGACCCACATTTCCAGATTGCGCACCGACCCGTGGGACTTCGTGGTCGGGGCCGAGGCTCCCGGAGGTACGTCCTGA
- a CDS encoding glycoside hydrolase family 15 protein translates to MTDYPLIADHGLIGDLQTAALVTTDGSIDWFCAPRFDSGSIFGALLDHRRGGHFRVRPTAEAFTRKQLYFPDTAILVTRYMTEAGVGEVVDFMPVSSSTVATNRHRIVRMVRCVRGQMTFEVDLAPRFDYGRERHESQVTDAGAVFKGTSTAMTVHLVREPEDERLAQVSMSDSGDLHADLTLMAGQMRGLVVETGSEGPPRQLRVAEVRNLFDETVAFWRRWLAQSTYTGRWRESLHRSAITLKLMTYAPSGGLVAAPTVGLPEQIGGERNWDYRYTWIRDASFSVYSLLGLGFREEAAAFATWLRDRVHEQVGTATGPLQIMYRVDGSSDLSEEVLDHWEGYRGSAPVRIGNGAADQLQLDIYGEAIDSLYFADQRGIQAGHGGWLRIANLLDWLAENWDQPEEGIWETRGGRENFTYGRLMSWVALDRGIRLATEHGRPAPVDQWRSQRDAIYTQIMEQGWSAERQAFRQHYRTDVLDSSLLRATAVGFITPNDPLWTSTLAAMEDELVTDSLVYRYDPAASPDGLRGSEGTFSLCTFMYVDSLARAGQLDKARVIFEKMLTYANHVGLYSEEIALTGEQIGNFPQAFTHLAMIDAAITLDRQLDSGMPALTVPRPAADVPGWSPQRSGTGAQVSA, encoded by the coding sequence ATGACCGACTACCCGCTCATCGCCGACCACGGGCTCATCGGTGACCTGCAGACGGCAGCACTGGTGACGACCGACGGGTCGATCGACTGGTTCTGCGCCCCCAGGTTCGACTCGGGAAGCATCTTCGGGGCGCTGCTGGACCACCGCCGGGGCGGCCACTTCCGGGTGCGGCCGACCGCCGAGGCGTTCACCCGCAAGCAGCTCTACTTCCCGGACACGGCGATCCTCGTGACGAGGTACATGACCGAGGCAGGGGTGGGGGAGGTCGTCGACTTCATGCCGGTGTCGAGCAGCACCGTGGCCACGAACCGCCACCGGATCGTGAGGATGGTGCGCTGCGTGCGCGGGCAGATGACCTTCGAGGTCGACCTCGCACCACGCTTCGACTACGGGCGCGAGCGGCACGAGTCCCAGGTGACGGACGCGGGGGCGGTGTTCAAGGGCACCAGCACCGCCATGACGGTGCACCTGGTGCGCGAGCCCGAGGACGAGCGGCTGGCCCAGGTCTCGATGAGCGACTCCGGCGACCTGCATGCCGATCTCACCCTGATGGCAGGACAGATGCGCGGCTTGGTGGTCGAGACGGGCTCCGAGGGGCCGCCGCGGCAGCTGCGGGTCGCCGAGGTGCGCAACCTGTTCGACGAGACGGTGGCGTTCTGGAGGCGGTGGCTGGCGCAGTCGACCTACACCGGGCGGTGGCGGGAGTCGCTGCACCGGTCGGCGATCACGCTCAAGCTCATGACGTACGCCCCGAGCGGCGGCCTCGTCGCGGCGCCGACCGTCGGGCTGCCCGAGCAGATCGGCGGTGAGCGGAACTGGGACTACCGCTACACCTGGATCCGCGACGCCTCCTTCTCGGTGTACTCACTCCTCGGGCTGGGCTTCCGGGAGGAGGCGGCGGCGTTCGCCACGTGGCTGCGCGACCGGGTGCACGAGCAGGTCGGCACGGCAACCGGCCCGCTGCAGATCATGTACCGCGTCGACGGATCGTCCGACCTGAGCGAGGAGGTGCTCGACCACTGGGAGGGCTACCGCGGCTCGGCCCCGGTGCGCATCGGCAACGGCGCCGCCGACCAGCTGCAGCTCGACATCTACGGCGAGGCCATCGACAGCCTCTACTTCGCCGACCAGCGCGGCATCCAGGCGGGGCACGGCGGCTGGCTGCGCATCGCCAACCTGCTCGACTGGCTCGCCGAGAACTGGGACCAGCCCGAGGAGGGCATCTGGGAGACCCGTGGTGGTCGGGAGAACTTCACCTACGGGCGGCTGATGAGCTGGGTCGCGCTGGACCGTGGCATCCGGCTGGCGACCGAGCACGGCAGGCCGGCGCCCGTGGACCAGTGGCGCAGCCAGCGCGACGCCATCTACACGCAGATCATGGAGCAGGGCTGGAGCGCCGAGCGGCAGGCCTTCCGGCAGCACTACCGCACCGACGTGCTGGACTCGTCGCTGCTGCGCGCCACCGCCGTCGGGTTCATCACTCCCAACGACCCGCTGTGGACCTCCACGCTCGCGGCGATGGAGGACGAGCTGGTCACCGACAGCCTCGTCTACCGCTACGACCCGGCCGCGTCGCCCGACGGGCTGCGCGGCTCGGAGGGCACCTTCTCCCTGTGCACCTTCATGTACGTCGACTCGCTCGCCCGCGCTGGCCAGCTCGACAAGGCACGGGTCATCTTCGAGAAGATGCTCACCTACGCCAACCACGTCGGCCTCTACAGCGAGGAGATCGCGCTCACCGGCGAGCAGATCGGCAACTTCCCGCAGGCGTTCACCCACCTCGCGATGATCGACGCCGCCATCACGCTGGACCGGCAGCTCGACAGCGGTATGCCGGCCCTGACGGTTCCGCGGCCCGCGGCCGACGTGCCGGGCTGGAGCCCGCAGAGGAGTGGCACCGGGGCGCAGGTCTCGGCCTGA
- a CDS encoding RNB domain-containing ribonuclease gives MPRPIKLAPPGTATSVAQSEQLRARFDAIRAEQGVPEAFPPEVLAEARAVVTSAALPDRDETSVPFVTIDPPGSMDLDQALHLARDGEGYRVRYAIADVPAFVAPGGALDDEARRRGQTIYAPDRRTPLHPPELSEDAASLLPDQVRPAYVWDLRLVPDGEAASAEVYRALVRSRERHDYHGVQEAVDGGTADEVLVLLKEVGEKRIALERTRGGASLPMPEQEVSEDGEDHYRLHFRPLVAAEDWNAQLSLMAGMAAAEIMLKGGVGILRTMPAPEPAAMARFRREARALGVQWHEEQPYGEFLRSLDRTNPLHLALVHEATALFRGAGYTPFDGEAPQAPDHAAVAAPYAHVTAPLRRLVDRFGLVVCEALCRGAEVPAWVREALPTLPEAMQSSDRVAGAVERACADAVEAAVLADRVGEVFDAVVVDDRNSSGVLIQLHEPAVVAMADGRAELGSTVQARLVAADIATSTVRFAVAGPA, from the coding sequence ATGCCTCGCCCCATCAAGCTCGCCCCACCCGGGACGGCGACCAGCGTCGCCCAGTCCGAGCAGCTCCGCGCCCGCTTCGACGCGATCCGCGCCGAGCAGGGCGTGCCCGAGGCGTTCCCGCCCGAGGTGCTCGCCGAGGCTCGCGCGGTGGTCACGTCCGCAGCGCTGCCCGACCGCGACGAGACCTCCGTGCCCTTCGTCACCATCGACCCGCCGGGGTCGATGGACCTCGACCAGGCCCTGCACCTCGCGCGTGACGGCGAGGGCTACCGGGTCCGCTACGCCATAGCCGACGTGCCGGCGTTCGTCGCGCCCGGCGGCGCCCTCGACGACGAGGCGCGACGGCGCGGCCAGACGATCTACGCCCCCGACCGGCGGACCCCCCTGCACCCACCGGAGCTCAGCGAGGACGCCGCCAGCCTGCTGCCCGACCAGGTGCGTCCCGCCTACGTCTGGGACCTGCGGCTCGTCCCGGACGGCGAGGCCGCGTCCGCCGAGGTCTACCGGGCCCTCGTCCGCAGCCGGGAGCGGCACGACTACCACGGGGTGCAGGAGGCCGTCGACGGGGGCACGGCCGACGAGGTCCTGGTGCTGCTGAAGGAGGTCGGGGAGAAGCGAATCGCGTTGGAGCGCACGCGCGGTGGAGCCAGCCTGCCGATGCCCGAGCAGGAAGTGTCCGAGGACGGCGAGGACCACTACCGCCTGCACTTCCGGCCCCTGGTGGCGGCCGAGGACTGGAACGCGCAGCTGTCGCTGATGGCCGGCATGGCCGCCGCCGAGATCATGCTCAAGGGTGGTGTCGGCATCCTGCGGACCATGCCGGCGCCCGAGCCAGCAGCCATGGCGCGCTTCCGCCGTGAGGCCCGGGCCCTCGGCGTGCAGTGGCACGAGGAGCAGCCCTACGGTGAGTTCCTCCGGTCGCTGGACCGCACCAACCCCCTGCACCTCGCGCTCGTCCACGAGGCCACCGCCCTGTTCCGCGGCGCGGGCTACACCCCGTTCGACGGTGAGGCCCCCCAGGCACCCGACCACGCCGCCGTCGCCGCGCCCTACGCGCACGTCACCGCGCCCCTGCGCCGACTGGTCGACCGGTTCGGCCTGGTGGTGTGCGAGGCACTGTGCCGCGGAGCCGAGGTGCCCGCCTGGGTCCGCGAGGCGCTGCCGACGCTGCCCGAGGCCATGCAGTCCTCCGACCGGGTGGCCGGGGCGGTCGAGCGCGCCTGCGCCGACGCGGTCGAGGCGGCGGTGCTCGCCGACCGGGTGGGCGAGGTCTTCGACGCCGTGGTCGTCGACGACCGCAACAGCTCGGGGGTCCTGATCCAGCTGCACGAGCCCGCCGTGGTCGCCATGGCCGACGGCCGCGCCGAGCTCGGCAGCACGGTGCAGGCCCGCCTGGTCGCGGCCGACATCGCGACGAGCACGGTGCGCTTCGCGGTGGCCGGCCCGGCATAA
- a CDS encoding C4-type zinc ribbon domain-containing protein has translation MGLRGRGRGSRRYVLKADPSRQWRLLDLQAIDTRLDQIAHAKKTLPQIATLKDLHTQAELLDTELVRVRTELSDVQREVAKAEADVQLVRDRAARDQARLDSGTGTAKDLQALQHEMQSLARRQAELEDVEIEIMERAEAVETELARLEGKHAELLGKLEEARAAHDSAVADLEAEAVRVAAPRADVVAGVGEDLVALYEKVRAASGGLGAAALSHRRCGGCQLELNSVDISRIKAAAADEVLRCEECRRILVRTAESGL, from the coding sequence GTGGGACTTCGTGGTCGGGGCCGAGGCTCCCGGAGGTACGTCCTGAAAGCCGACCCGTCCCGCCAGTGGCGACTGCTCGACCTGCAGGCCATCGACACCCGCCTGGACCAGATCGCCCACGCGAAGAAGACGCTCCCGCAGATCGCGACCCTGAAGGACCTGCACACGCAGGCCGAGCTCCTCGACACCGAGCTCGTGCGGGTCCGCACCGAGCTCAGCGACGTGCAGCGCGAGGTGGCGAAGGCGGAGGCCGACGTGCAGCTCGTGCGCGACCGTGCGGCCCGCGACCAGGCTCGGCTCGACTCGGGCACCGGGACCGCCAAGGACCTGCAGGCCCTCCAGCACGAGATGCAGTCCCTCGCCCGGCGGCAGGCCGAGCTCGAGGACGTCGAGATCGAGATCATGGAGCGGGCCGAGGCGGTCGAGACCGAGCTGGCGCGGCTGGAGGGCAAGCACGCCGAGCTGTTGGGCAAGCTCGAGGAGGCCCGGGCAGCCCACGACTCCGCCGTGGCCGACCTCGAGGCCGAGGCGGTGCGCGTGGCAGCCCCCCGGGCGGACGTCGTGGCCGGGGTGGGTGAGGACCTCGTCGCGCTCTACGAGAAGGTGCGGGCTGCCAGTGGCGGCCTGGGCGCGGCTGCCCTGAGCCACCGGCGCTGCGGCGGTTGCCAGCTCGAGCTGAACTCCGTGGACATCAGCCGCATCAAGGCGGCCGCGGCCGACGAGGTGCTGCGCTGCGAGGAGTGTCGCCGCATCCTCGTGCGCACCGCCGAGTCGGGCCTCTGA
- a CDS encoding sulfite oxidase: protein MAVTPSRLEPGRVAGPGEGISLEELLLASRNHAMPQEALRDDLTPPGLHYVLTHYDIPAVDPATWRLRLDGCVERPLELDLESLRSMPAHTVRVTLECAGNGRAALAPRPVSQPWLAGAVGTAEWTGVPLADLLRDASPAGQAVDVAFTGADHGFERGLEQDYERGLSLADATADDVLVAYEMNGAPLPPQHGFPVRLVVPGWYGMAHVKWLVHIRVLDEAYDGYQNAVGYRLRQEPDEPGDPVTRIEPRALLVPPGDPDFLTRERILRPGPVTLTGRAWSGWGPVVAVSVSTDDGDTWVEAEVEPGDHRWAWRRFSLPWTATRGTHVLRARARDDTGREQPLAPRWNLGGFTNNADQPVVVHVLDA, encoded by the coding sequence ATGGCAGTCACTCCCAGCCGCCTCGAACCGGGGCGCGTCGCCGGGCCGGGCGAGGGCATCAGCCTCGAGGAGCTGCTGCTCGCCAGCCGGAACCACGCGATGCCGCAGGAGGCCCTGCGGGACGACCTCACGCCACCTGGCCTGCACTACGTCCTCACGCACTACGACATCCCCGCGGTGGACCCGGCGACCTGGCGACTGCGCCTCGACGGCTGCGTCGAGCGCCCCCTCGAGCTCGACCTCGAGTCGCTGCGCTCGATGCCCGCCCACACCGTGCGCGTGACGCTCGAGTGCGCGGGCAACGGACGGGCGGCGCTCGCGCCGCGCCCGGTCAGCCAGCCGTGGCTGGCCGGCGCCGTGGGGACGGCCGAGTGGACCGGCGTGCCGCTGGCCGACCTGCTGCGCGACGCCTCTCCCGCCGGCCAGGCGGTCGACGTCGCGTTCACGGGGGCCGACCACGGCTTCGAGCGCGGGCTCGAGCAGGACTACGAGCGAGGCCTCTCCCTGGCCGACGCGACCGCCGACGACGTGCTGGTCGCCTACGAGATGAACGGCGCCCCCCTGCCGCCCCAGCACGGCTTTCCGGTGCGCCTCGTGGTGCCCGGCTGGTACGGCATGGCCCACGTGAAGTGGCTCGTGCACATCCGGGTCCTCGACGAGGCCTACGACGGCTACCAGAACGCGGTCGGCTACCGGCTGCGGCAGGAGCCCGACGAGCCCGGCGACCCGGTCACCCGGATCGAGCCCCGCGCCCTGCTGGTGCCGCCCGGTGACCCCGACTTCCTCACGCGCGAGCGCATCCTCCGGCCCGGGCCGGTCACCCTCACCGGCAGGGCGTGGTCGGGCTGGGGCCCGGTGGTGGCAGTGTCGGTCAGCACCGACGACGGGGACACCTGGGTCGAGGCCGAGGTCGAGCCCGGCGACCACCGCTGGGCATGGCGCCGGTTCTCGCTCCCGTGGACCGCGACCCGCGGCACCCACGTGCTGCGCGCCCGCGCCCGGGACGACACCGGGCGCGAGCAGCCACTGGCACCCCGCTGGAACCTCGGCGGGTTCACCAACAACGCCGACCAGCCCGTGGTCGTCCACGTCCTCGACGCCTGA
- a CDS encoding O-succinylhomoserine sulfhydrylase: MAAGVSGEGLRPDTLAVRGGLMRSGFDETAEAIFLTSGFVYDSAEQAEAAFKDEIDKFIYSRYGNPTVAMFEERLRLLEGAEACFATASGMSAVFVALSALLGRGDRVVASRGLFGSCFVILDEILPRWGVETVFVDGPDLDQWKDALSEPTAAVFFETPSNPMQELVDMRAVSDLAHAAGAQVVVDNVFGTPVFSRPLEHGADVVVYSATKHIDGQGRALGGAVLGRAEFIDGPVKNLMRHTGPAMSPFNAWVLVKGLETMSLRVNRQAESALTLARALAAHPRVRRVVYPWLESHPQHELARAQMSGGGTVVTFEIDGGKDEAFAVMNALRIVDISNNLGDAKSMVTHPATTTHRRLSPEARAAVGITDGTIRISIGLEDPADLVEDVTAALG, encoded by the coding sequence GTGGCGGCAGGGGTGAGCGGGGAGGGCCTGCGCCCCGACACCCTGGCGGTGCGGGGCGGGCTGATGCGCAGCGGCTTCGACGAGACGGCCGAGGCCATCTTCCTGACCTCCGGGTTCGTCTACGACAGCGCCGAGCAGGCCGAGGCAGCGTTCAAGGACGAGATCGACAAGTTCATCTACTCCCGCTACGGCAACCCCACGGTCGCCATGTTCGAGGAGCGACTGCGGCTGCTCGAGGGCGCCGAGGCGTGCTTCGCCACCGCCTCCGGCATGTCCGCGGTCTTCGTGGCGCTGTCGGCGCTGCTCGGCCGGGGCGACCGGGTGGTCGCCTCACGCGGGCTGTTCGGCTCGTGCTTCGTCATCCTCGACGAGATCCTGCCGCGGTGGGGCGTGGAGACGGTGTTCGTCGACGGCCCCGACCTCGACCAGTGGAAGGACGCGCTCTCGGAGCCGACGGCCGCGGTCTTCTTCGAGACGCCGAGCAACCCCATGCAGGAGCTCGTGGACATGCGGGCGGTCTCCGACCTCGCGCACGCCGCCGGCGCCCAGGTGGTCGTCGACAACGTCTTCGGCACCCCGGTCTTCTCGCGGCCGCTGGAACACGGCGCCGACGTGGTCGTCTACTCCGCCACCAAGCACATCGACGGGCAGGGCCGCGCGCTCGGGGGAGCCGTCCTCGGTCGTGCGGAGTTCATCGACGGGCCGGTGAAGAACCTCATGCGGCACACCGGGCCGGCGATGTCGCCCTTCAACGCCTGGGTGCTCGTCAAGGGGCTCGAGACGATGTCGCTGCGCGTGAACCGCCAGGCCGAGTCCGCGCTCACGCTCGCCCGCGCGCTGGCGGCGCACCCGCGCGTCCGCCGTGTCGTCTACCCCTGGCTGGAGTCGCACCCGCAGCACGAGCTGGCCAGGGCACAGATGTCCGGTGGCGGCACCGTCGTCACGTTCGAGATCGACGGTGGCAAGGACGAGGCCTTCGCGGTGATGAACGCCCTGCGCATCGTCGACATCAGCAACAACCTCGGCGACGCCAAGTCGATGGTCACCCACCCGGCGACCACGACGCACCGCCGGCTCAGCCCGGAGGCGCGGGCGGCCGTGGGCATCACCGACGGCACCATCCGCATCTCCATCGGCCTCGAGGACCCGGCCGACCTGGTGGAGGACGTCACCGCAGCCCTGGGCTGA